One part of the Oryzias melastigma strain HK-1 linkage group LG21, ASM292280v2, whole genome shotgun sequence genome encodes these proteins:
- the lnpa gene encoding endoplasmic reticulum junction formation protein lunapark-A isoform X1: MGAVVSRWRAKPSTVEILEGLEKDIQTLEEYSVKYQRQLKIWVGRLLLYSSVLYLITCMVVYFWYLPEQLMGRLILSLPFVIFPFLVWLLRKMLVFIFSRRTEKNNEKLEDIKAQKRKILEEVMETETYKNAKIILERFDPDSKRKMELECTPVGPQLTPKPGQELRQRNVIPKPPPVVVNSASGAAARPPLASGPNYPGRSSHSAPGGPPERNLSAVAAQQSLMRKPVTPGTPVPGVGMHPPGPPLARPVLPRDRGVMDRVIEYLVGDGPQNRYALICQQCLSHNGMALKEEFEYIAFRCAYCFFFNPARKIRPQGPRLPEVPEEAKISSEGPTPSSSTNVDEDQCVSGKTISDDPGTDKEEVTSELGSMSDSQGAPESLDLPSEKSDGEQDVSAMEVE, from the exons ATGGGAGCTGTGGTCTCACGATGGAGG GCAAAACCATCAACTGTGGAGATTTTGGAAGGACTGGAAAAG GACATACAGACTCTTGAAGAATACAGCGTGAAATATCAAAGACAATTGAAGATCTGGGTTGGCAGACTCCTCCTCTACTCGTCTGTACTCTACTTGATCACTTGCATGGTTGTGTATTTCTGGTACTTGCCTGAACAGCTGATGGGACGGCTCATCTTATCTCTTCCTTTTGtaatatttccattttt ggtatgGTTACTTCGAAAGATGcttgtatttatattttcacgaagaactgaaaaaaata atgaaaagcTTGAAGatataaaagcacaaaaaaggaaaata CTTGAAGAAGTTATGGAGACGGAGACTTACAAAAACGCCAAAATCATTCTGGAGAGATTTGATCCTGATTCAAAGAGAAAGATG GAACTTGAATGCACTCCAGTCGGACCTCAGTTGACTCCAAAACCAGGTCAag agCTCCGCCAGCGCAACGTAATCCCCAAACCCCCCCCAGTGGTTGTGAATTCTGCCAGCGGTGCCGCTGCCCGCCCTCCTCTTGCCTCTGGGCCCAACTATCCTGGACGATCTTCCCATTCTGCTCCAGGTGGACCCCCAGAGAGGAACCTGTCAGCTGTAGCTGCTCAGCAGAGTTTGATGAGGAAGCCTGTGACCCCGGGAACACCTGTTCCAGGAGTTG GCATGCACCCTCCAGGCCCACCCCTGGCCAGACCTGTACTCCCCAGGGACAGAGGTGTGATGGACAGAGTCATTGAGTATCTTGTTGGAGATGGGCCTCAGAACAG ATATGCTCTCATATGTCAGCAGTGTCTGTCTCATAACGGCATGGCATTAAAAGAGGAATTTGAATACATCG CTTTCCGATGTGcctattgttttttcttcaacccTGCGAGGAAGATCCGACCTCAAGGTCCCAGACTCCCCGAAGTCCCCGAAGAAGCTAAGATTTCTTCTGAGGGGCCCACGCCATCATCATCTACTAATGTTGATGAAGATCAATGTGTTTCTG GGAAAACCATCTCTGATGACCCTGGAACGGATAAAGAAGAAGTGACCTCAGAGCTCGGCTCCATGTCAGACAGCCAGGGTGCTCCAGAATCACTTGACCTGCCATCTGAGAAATCTGATGGAGAGCAGGATGTTTCTGCCATGGAAGTGGAATAA
- the lnpa gene encoding endoplasmic reticulum junction formation protein lunapark-A isoform X2, producing MGAVVSRWRAKPSTVEILEGLEKDIQTLEEYSVKYQRQLKIWVGRLLLYSSVLYLITCMVVYFWYLPEQLMGRLILSLPFVIFPFLVWLLRKMLVFIFSRRTEKNNEKLEDIKAQKRKILEEVMETETYKNAKIILERFDPDSKRKMELECTPVGPQLTPKPELRQRNVIPKPPPVVVNSASGAAARPPLASGPNYPGRSSHSAPGGPPERNLSAVAAQQSLMRKPVTPGTPVPGVGMHPPGPPLARPVLPRDRGVMDRVIEYLVGDGPQNRYALICQQCLSHNGMALKEEFEYIAFRCAYCFFFNPARKIRPQGPRLPEVPEEAKISSEGPTPSSSTNVDEDQCVSGKTISDDPGTDKEEVTSELGSMSDSQGAPESLDLPSEKSDGEQDVSAMEVE from the exons ATGGGAGCTGTGGTCTCACGATGGAGG GCAAAACCATCAACTGTGGAGATTTTGGAAGGACTGGAAAAG GACATACAGACTCTTGAAGAATACAGCGTGAAATATCAAAGACAATTGAAGATCTGGGTTGGCAGACTCCTCCTCTACTCGTCTGTACTCTACTTGATCACTTGCATGGTTGTGTATTTCTGGTACTTGCCTGAACAGCTGATGGGACGGCTCATCTTATCTCTTCCTTTTGtaatatttccattttt ggtatgGTTACTTCGAAAGATGcttgtatttatattttcacgaagaactgaaaaaaata atgaaaagcTTGAAGatataaaagcacaaaaaaggaaaata CTTGAAGAAGTTATGGAGACGGAGACTTACAAAAACGCCAAAATCATTCTGGAGAGATTTGATCCTGATTCAAAGAGAAAGATG GAACTTGAATGCACTCCAGTCGGACCTCAGTTGACTCCAAAACCAG agCTCCGCCAGCGCAACGTAATCCCCAAACCCCCCCCAGTGGTTGTGAATTCTGCCAGCGGTGCCGCTGCCCGCCCTCCTCTTGCCTCTGGGCCCAACTATCCTGGACGATCTTCCCATTCTGCTCCAGGTGGACCCCCAGAGAGGAACCTGTCAGCTGTAGCTGCTCAGCAGAGTTTGATGAGGAAGCCTGTGACCCCGGGAACACCTGTTCCAGGAGTTG GCATGCACCCTCCAGGCCCACCCCTGGCCAGACCTGTACTCCCCAGGGACAGAGGTGTGATGGACAGAGTCATTGAGTATCTTGTTGGAGATGGGCCTCAGAACAG ATATGCTCTCATATGTCAGCAGTGTCTGTCTCATAACGGCATGGCATTAAAAGAGGAATTTGAATACATCG CTTTCCGATGTGcctattgttttttcttcaacccTGCGAGGAAGATCCGACCTCAAGGTCCCAGACTCCCCGAAGTCCCCGAAGAAGCTAAGATTTCTTCTGAGGGGCCCACGCCATCATCATCTACTAATGTTGATGAAGATCAATGTGTTTCTG GGAAAACCATCTCTGATGACCCTGGAACGGATAAAGAAGAAGTGACCTCAGAGCTCGGCTCCATGTCAGACAGCCAGGGTGCTCCAGAATCACTTGACCTGCCATCTGAGAAATCTGATGGAGAGCAGGATGTTTCTGCCATGGAAGTGGAATAA